A stretch of the Argentina anserina chromosome 6, drPotAnse1.1, whole genome shotgun sequence genome encodes the following:
- the LOC126797316 gene encoding uncharacterized protein LOC126797316, with protein sequence MGNCLMISNSKVSAQDHENHDDEPAGKEAEVIQKTAAPMSPKKKKKKTVRFNIQEDEDDDGRVIKNGTHDESKTGAVRIRLVVTQEELKQLLDYKSDIESNRCSVEQLLSSLKSRSGRRVSKDQSGTNAASGESWRPVLESISEDQF encoded by the coding sequence ATGGGGAATTGCTTGATGATAAGTAATAGCAAGGTTTCGGCACAAGATCATGAGAATCATGATGATGAACCAGCCGGAAAGGAAGCAGAAGTGATACAGAAGACAGCTGCTCCAATGTcgccgaagaagaagaagaagaagacggtGAGGTTTAATATACAAGAAGATGAAGACGATGACGGTCGAGTAATAAAGAATGGTACACATGATGAGTCTAAAACTGGAGCTGTGAGAATTCGACTAGTGGTGACTCAAGAAGAGTTGAAACAATTACTGGATTACAAGAGTGATATAGAATCAAACCGCTGTTCTGTGGAGCAATTGTTAAGTTCATTGAAATCAAGATCGGGAAGGAGGGTTTCCAAGGATCAAAGTGGAACCAATGCAGCCAGTGGCGAAAGTTGGAGACCAGTTTTAGAGAGTATTTCAGAAGACCAGTTTTAG
- the LOC126797317 gene encoding uncharacterized GPI-anchored protein At1g61900-like, with translation MRQRVSSGLNLLSLTLLFAHSRPCCSVSKLWCLFFFLLLLMLNLCAGVYKSHCGLVDNAEAISPDISSSVDPQPYLPLLAPSPLTPFTNNSIRSGLCTLNFPAAGDMMSKTATDCWAFFAPVLANVVCCPQLEATLTTLIGYSSKYSRMLSLNITHAKHCLSDVEKILESQGANKTIQKICSIQPENLTEASFPITDVDAFESIVDPSKLLAACGKVDPVIECCQEVCQTAISDAARQLSEIGFAANLESVHAVHEQSTRIDNCKNIVRRWIASNLDASSSNKVLRGLSNCKVNKVCPLVFPNMTHVVKECASTITSQAACCKAMDSYVSQLQEQSFITNLQALNCAASLGVKLQKANVSQNVYELCHINLKDFSLQVGSQEYGCLLPSLPSDATFDKTSGVSFICDLNDNVAALWPSSISKSSSSCNRTMKIPAVPKATSAQGGLYNNLMLPFFFSSLVVLKLLL, from the exons ATGAGGCAAAGGGTCTCTTCTGGTCTTAACCTCCTCAGTCTTACTCTGCTTTTCGCTcattc AAGACCGTGTTGTTCTGTGAGTAAGCTGtggtgtttgttttttttcctacTTTTGCTCATGTTAAACCTCTGTGCAGGTGTATATAAATCCCATTGTGGGTTAGTTGACAATGCGGAGGCAATTTCTCCTGATATCTCTTCCAGTGTAGACCCTCAACCTTATCTGCCTTTATTAGCACCTTCACCATTGACACCTTTCACAAATAACAGCATTCGATCAG GACTATGTACATTGAATTTTCCAGCTGCGGGTGATATGATGAGCAAAACAGCAACTGACTGCTGGGCCTTTTTTGCACCTGTATTGGCTAATGTAGTGTGTTGTCCTCAGCTTGAGGCCACCTTGACGACTCTTATAGGATACTCCAGTAAATACTCTAGGATGCTTTCGTTGAATATAACTCATGCAAAGCACTGCCTCTCCGATGTTGAGAAAATTCTAGAGAGTCAAGGAGCCAATAAGACTATTCAAAAGATATGCTCAATTCAACCAGAAAACCTCACAGAAGCATCTTTCCCTATTACGGATGTTGATGCGTTTGAGAGCATTGTGGATCCTTCGAAACTACTTGCTGCTTGCGGAAAAGTTGATCCTGTCATTGAGTGTTGTCAGGAAGTTTGCCAAACTGCCATATCAGATGCTGCTAGACAGCTTTCTGAAATTGGTTTTGCTGCAAACTTGGAAAGTGTGCATGCCGTACATGAACAATCAACCAGGATAGATAATTGTAAGAATATTGTGCGGCGATGGATAGCAAGTAACCTTGATGCTTCTTCTTCAAATAAGGTCCTTAGAGGACTTTCAAATTGCAAAGTAAATAAAG TGTGTCCTCTTGTTTTCCCCAACATGACACATGTTGTGAAAGAATGTGCAAGTACGATAACAAGCCAGGCTGCCTGTTGCAAAGCAATGGATAGTTATGTTTCGCAGTTGCAAGAGCAGAGCTTTATTACAAACTTGCAGGCCTTGAATTGTGCTGCATCACTTGGAGTGAAGTTGCAGAAAGCTAATGTATCCCAAAATGTTTATGAACTTTGTCACATAAACCTTAAGGACTTTTCTCTTCAAG TTGGTTCACAAG aGTATGGCTGCCTTCTGCCAAGCCTGCCTTCAGACGCAACTTTTGACAAAACTTCGGGAGTAAGCTTCATTTGTGATCTTAATGACAACGTTGCAGCTCTGTGGCCCTCTTCAATTTCCAAATCTTCATCGTCCTGCAATAGAA CTATGAAAATCCCAGCCGTACCCAAAGCAACTTCTGCACAAGGC GGTCTGTACAACAACTTGATGCTCCCCTTCTTCTTTTCCTCCTTGGTGGTTCTCAAGCTGCTTCTCTGA
- the LOC126798168 gene encoding histone H3.2 produces MARTKQTARKSTGGKAPRKQLATKAARKSAPATGGVKKPHRFRPGTVALREIRKYQKSTELLIRKLPFQRLVREIAQDFKTDLRFQSSAVAALQEAAEAYLVGLFEDTNLCAIHAKRVTIMPKDIQLARRIRGERA; encoded by the coding sequence ATGGCTCGTACCAAGCAGACTGCTCGGAAATCCACCGGAGGCAAGGCCCCAAGGAAGCAGCTGGCCACCAAGGCAGCCCGGAAGTCGGCTCCGGCGACCGGAGGAGTGAAGAAGCCTCACCGTTTCAGGCCGGGAACCGTGGCCCTGAGGGAGATCAGGAAGTACCAGAAGAGCACGGAGCTGCTGATCCGGAAGCTTCCTTTCCAGAGGCTTGTGAGAGAGATTGCTCAGGACTTCAAGACCGATCTCCGGTTCCAGAGCAGCGCGGTGGCGGCGCTTCAGGAGGCGGCGGAGGCTTACTTGGTGGGTCTGTTTGAGGATACCAATCTCTGCGCTATTCACGCCAAGAGGGTCACCATTATGCCCAAGGATATTCAGCTTGCCAGGAGAATAAGAGGCGAGAGGGCTTAG